A part of Gossypium hirsutum isolate 1008001.06 chromosome A07, Gossypium_hirsutum_v2.1, whole genome shotgun sequence genomic DNA contains:
- the LOC107954837 gene encoding protein GLUTAMINE DUMPER 4 — MRPASNSTAAATGAVFRHWNSPIPYLFGGIAAMLGLIAIALVILACSFRESSRSSNDEAEEKPAKPTVDAMQLEMEPKIVVILAGDENPTYIANPTRHHDLQV, encoded by the coding sequence ATGAGGCCTGCAAGCAACTCCACGGCGGCTGCTACCGGAGCCGTATTCCGGCACTGGAACTCTCCGATCCCGTACCTGTTCGGTGGAATAGCGGCGATGCTAGGACTTATTGCTATTGCATTAGTTATTCTAGCTTGTTCATTCAGGGAATCTTCACGCAGTTCCAACGATGAAGCTGAAGAAAAGCCAGCCAAGCCAACAGTGGACGCCATGCAACTTGAAATGGAGCCCAAAATTGTGGTGATCTTGGCGGGTGATGAAAACCCTACGTACATCGCCAACCCGACTCGCCATCATGACCTACAAGTCTGA